One part of the Sphingobium yanoikuyae genome encodes these proteins:
- a CDS encoding MarR family winged helix-turn-helix transcriptional regulator — protein sequence MSVQAPSPSQIAPASPLFLREDEIRRGIEMLYFGYSALTRSIDEGLAAQGLGRAHHRALYFISRQPDLTVKDLLRLLAITKQSLGRVLNDLIERGYIETRPGSSDRRQKLLRLSAAGRALEAELFRALREKMAAAYAQAGQGSVTGFWRVMEGLIPDADRSMVFGLSGG from the coding sequence ATGTCCGTCCAAGCCCCCTCGCCCAGCCAGATCGCACCGGCCTCGCCGCTGTTCCTGCGCGAGGACGAAATCCGGCGCGGCATCGAGATGCTCTATTTCGGCTATTCCGCGCTCACCCGGTCGATCGACGAGGGGCTGGCGGCGCAGGGCCTGGGCCGCGCCCATCACCGCGCCCTCTATTTCATCTCGCGCCAGCCCGACCTGACGGTGAAGGATCTGCTGCGCCTGCTGGCGATCACCAAGCAATCGCTCGGCCGGGTGCTCAATGACCTGATCGAGCGCGGCTATATCGAGACCCGGCCGGGCAGCAGCGACCGGCGGCAGAAACTGCTGCGCCTCAGCGCCGCCGGCCGCGCGCTGGAGGCCGAGCTTTTCCGCGCGCTGCGCGAGAAGATGGCGGCCGCCTATGCCCAGGCCGGACAGGGGTCCGTCACCGGTTTCTGGCGGGTGATGGAGGGCCTGATCCCCGATGCCGACCGGTCGATGGTGTTCGGCCTCAGCGGCGGCTGA
- a CDS encoding helix-turn-helix domain-containing protein, protein MHSQVEVPRPDVLSHVAGNIRRLRAAKGLSQDALASAAGVSRRMLVGIESGEANVSLSTLDRLAQALDVSFSHVVRAPDMPDNSRIDTLAWQGEDAHSRATLLGTVPAAREAELWTWSLAPGDRYPAEADAANWHEMLYVVEGVLTVEMDAGTRTIAAGDFLIFSSDRPYVFVNRGTDLLRFVRNVVF, encoded by the coding sequence TTGCACAGTCAAGTCGAAGTCCCGCGCCCGGACGTTCTTTCCCATGTCGCGGGCAATATCCGCCGCCTGCGCGCCGCCAAGGGGCTGAGCCAGGATGCGCTGGCCAGCGCGGCCGGAGTCAGCCGGCGCATGCTGGTGGGGATCGAGAGCGGCGAGGCCAATGTCAGCCTGTCGACGCTCGACCGGCTGGCGCAGGCGCTGGACGTCAGTTTCTCCCACGTCGTGCGCGCGCCCGACATGCCCGACAATAGCCGGATCGATACCCTTGCCTGGCAGGGCGAGGATGCACATAGCCGCGCGACCCTGCTCGGCACCGTGCCGGCCGCGCGCGAGGCGGAGCTATGGACCTGGTCGCTGGCGCCGGGCGACCGCTACCCGGCCGAGGCGGACGCCGCCAACTGGCACGAGATGCTCTATGTGGTGGAAGGGGTGCTGACGGTCGAGATGGATGCCGGCACGCGCACGATCGCGGCGGGCGACTTCCTCATCTTCAGCAGCGACCGCCCCTATGTCTTCGTCAATCGCGGAACGGACCTGCTGCGCTTCGTGCGCAACGTGGTGTTCTAG
- a CDS encoding DMT family transporter, whose product MLHNAALDKSPAPRLIIGRPEFALIGITVLWGATFLIVHHAMQQSGPLFFVGMRFGTAALLALPLAWPVLRGLTGRELLAGSMIGLGIFCGYTLQTWALQTISSSTSAFITAAYVPLVPILQWAILRRRPRWTSWVGVALAFAGLILIAAPREGLSLGKGEALTLISTLAIALEIIFISLWAGKVDIARVTLVQLAVTSLLAFGLMAPMGEAIPPFSWTVILSACGLGAMTALIQFVMNWAQRTVSPTRATLIYAGEPVWAGILGRIAGDRQPATALAGALLIIAAVIVSELKFERRGKD is encoded by the coding sequence ATGTTGCACAATGCCGCCCTCGACAAGAGCCCAGCGCCCCGGCTGATCATCGGCCGTCCCGAATTCGCGCTGATCGGGATCACCGTGCTGTGGGGCGCGACCTTCCTGATCGTGCATCATGCCATGCAGCAGAGCGGGCCGCTCTTCTTCGTGGGGATGCGCTTCGGCACGGCGGCGCTGCTGGCGCTGCCGCTCGCCTGGCCGGTGTTGCGCGGCCTGACGGGGCGCGAACTGCTGGCCGGGTCGATGATCGGCCTTGGCATCTTCTGCGGCTACACGCTCCAGACCTGGGCGCTGCAGACCATATCCAGCAGCACATCCGCCTTCATCACCGCCGCCTATGTGCCGCTGGTGCCGATCCTCCAATGGGCGATATTGCGGCGCCGGCCGCGCTGGACCAGTTGGGTCGGCGTCGCGCTGGCCTTTGCCGGCCTGATCCTGATCGCCGCCCCGCGCGAAGGGCTGTCGCTGGGCAAGGGCGAGGCGCTGACGCTGATCAGCACGCTGGCGATCGCGCTGGAAATCATCTTCATCAGCCTGTGGGCCGGCAAGGTCGACATTGCCCGCGTCACGCTGGTGCAACTGGCGGTCACGTCGCTGCTCGCCTTCGGCCTGATGGCGCCGATGGGTGAGGCAATCCCGCCCTTTTCCTGGACAGTGATCCTGTCGGCCTGTGGCCTGGGCGCGATGACGGCGCTGATCCAGTTCGTGATGAACTGGGCGCAGCGCACCGTATCGCCGACCCGCGCGACCCTGATCTATGCCGGCGAGCCGGTCTGGGCCGGGATATTGGGCCGGATCGCGGGCGACCGCCAGCCCGCCACGGCGCTGGCCGGCGCGCTGCTGATCATCGCCGCCGTGATCGTGAGCGAACTGAAGTTCGAGCGCCGGGGCAAGGACTGA
- a CDS encoding enoyl-CoA hydratase produces the protein MSDHIAIIETNGVLEIHIDRPDKKNALTGPMYRTMTAALADASSRPEIGVVLFAGRGDAFCAGNDLKDFMAGPEGGAAAFDFISAIAAFDKPIVAAVQGLAVGVGTTMLFHCDLVYAAPDARFVMPFVNLGIVPEAGSSLLAPAIMGHARAAAMLMLGEPMDAEGADRAGFVTAIVTGEALLDHARAKAAALMAKPPQALMATRRLMKGDPAALQARIAEEARLFREALASPEAQEAFMAFFEKRAPVFKRA, from the coding sequence GTGAGCGACCATATCGCCATCATCGAGACGAACGGCGTGCTCGAAATCCATATCGACCGGCCCGACAAGAAGAATGCACTGACCGGGCCGATGTACCGGACGATGACGGCGGCGCTTGCCGATGCGTCGAGCCGGCCGGAGATTGGCGTGGTGCTGTTCGCGGGGCGGGGCGACGCCTTTTGCGCCGGCAATGACCTCAAGGACTTCATGGCCGGTCCGGAGGGCGGCGCTGCCGCCTTCGACTTCATCAGCGCCATCGCTGCCTTCGACAAGCCGATCGTCGCGGCAGTGCAGGGGCTGGCCGTGGGCGTCGGCACCACCATGCTGTTCCATTGCGACCTGGTCTATGCTGCGCCCGACGCGCGCTTCGTCATGCCCTTCGTCAATCTGGGCATCGTGCCGGAGGCCGGCTCCAGCCTGCTCGCGCCCGCCATCATGGGCCATGCCAGGGCGGCCGCGATGCTGATGCTGGGCGAACCGATGGATGCGGAAGGGGCGGATCGCGCCGGTTTCGTGACGGCGATCGTGACAGGGGAGGCGCTGCTCGACCATGCCCGCGCCAAGGCGGCGGCGTTGATGGCCAAGCCGCCCCAGGCGCTGATGGCGACGCGCCGGCTGATGAAGGGCGATCCCGCCGCCTTGCAGGCCCGGATCGCGGAGGAAGCCCGGCTGTTCCGCGAAGCACTGGCCTCGCCCGAGGCGCAGGAGGCGTTCATGGCCTTTTTCGAAAAGCGCGCGCCGGTCTTCAAGCGGGCCTGA
- a CDS encoding bile acid:sodium symporter family protein — protein MTRLRLILDPFLVLLLCTVALASVLPARGQGAHLASIVADAGIVLLFFLHGAKLSREAIWGGAKAWQLHLATLGTTFLFFPLVGILLQQIGAIPENMRAGLLFLALLPSTVQSSIAFTAIARGNVAAAVVSASFSNLLGIVLTPLLVALLMQRGGSNLISLSSVEGIMLQLLLPFVLGHLARPWIGGFVSRHKTLVGRVDRTSILLVVYSAFSAAVVEGLWHRVSRAELALLALLCIAMLVIVLLFTWGLGRLLGFSREDAIVLQFCGSKKSLASGVPIAGVLFPAAAVGPIILPVMLFHQIQLMACALLARRYGAQAADRADSQMATIS, from the coding sequence ATGACTCGCCTGCGCCTGATCCTCGATCCCTTCCTCGTCCTGCTGCTCTGCACCGTTGCCCTAGCGTCGGTCCTGCCCGCCCGCGGCCAGGGCGCCCATCTCGCCTCGATCGTTGCGGATGCCGGCATCGTGCTGCTTTTTTTCCTGCATGGGGCAAAATTGTCGCGCGAGGCGATCTGGGGCGGCGCCAAGGCGTGGCAACTCCATCTCGCGACTCTGGGCACGACCTTCCTCTTCTTCCCGCTGGTCGGCATCCTGCTGCAACAGATCGGCGCGATCCCGGAGAATATGCGCGCGGGCCTGCTGTTCCTGGCGCTGCTGCCATCGACGGTGCAAAGCTCGATCGCCTTTACCGCGATTGCGCGCGGCAATGTCGCCGCGGCGGTGGTCAGCGCCTCCTTCTCCAACCTGCTCGGCATCGTGCTGACGCCGCTGCTGGTGGCATTGCTGATGCAGCGCGGCGGCAGCAACCTCATCTCCCTTTCCTCGGTCGAGGGGATCATGCTGCAATTGCTGCTGCCCTTCGTGCTGGGCCATCTTGCCCGCCCCTGGATCGGCGGCTTCGTGTCGCGGCACAAGACGCTGGTCGGCCGGGTCGATCGTACATCGATCCTGCTGGTGGTCTATTCCGCCTTCAGCGCGGCGGTGGTCGAAGGGCTGTGGCACCGGGTCTCGCGCGCGGAGCTGGCGCTGCTCGCGCTGCTCTGCATCGCCATGCTGGTGATCGTGCTGCTCTTCACCTGGGGGCTTGGCCGGCTGCTCGGCTTTTCCCGCGAGGATGCGATCGTGCTGCAATTTTGCGGCTCGAAGAAGAGCCTCGCTTCGGGCGTGCCGATCGCCGGTGTCCTATTCCCCGCAGCGGCCGTCGGGCCGATCATCCTGCCGGTCATGCTGTTCCACCAGATTCAGCTGATGGCTTGTGCCCTGCTGGCACGGCGCTATGGGGCGCAGGCGGCCGATAGGGCCGATTCGCAGATGGCAACCATATCATGA
- a CDS encoding phosphoribosyltransferase, which yields MTQPILTDIPMESFLSHIDAVAGAIAKSDWRPDYIVGVGRGGLVPATYLSHAISQPMLSVDLSAQVVGFCDELLDKLVAMAVEGSRLLFVDDINDSGRTINQLRAALAGAPADHLRFAVLIDNVSSAAKVEYRATTIDRVVTKDWFVFPWEAVASRASILSDWGEVPERTS from the coding sequence ATGACCCAACCGATCCTGACCGACATTCCGATGGAGAGCTTCCTCTCCCACATCGACGCCGTGGCCGGCGCGATCGCCAAATCGGACTGGCGGCCCGACTATATTGTCGGCGTCGGGCGCGGCGGGCTGGTGCCGGCCACCTATCTGTCCCACGCCATCAGCCAGCCGATGCTGTCGGTCGACCTGTCGGCCCAGGTCGTGGGCTTTTGCGACGAACTGCTCGACAAGCTGGTGGCGATGGCGGTCGAAGGATCGCGCCTGCTGTTCGTCGACGACATCAATGACAGCGGCCGCACGATCAACCAGTTGCGCGCGGCGCTGGCCGGCGCGCCAGCCGATCATCTGCGCTTTGCCGTGCTGATCGACAATGTCAGCTCGGCCGCCAAGGTCGAATATCGCGCGACCACGATCGACCGTGTCGTCACCAAGGACTGGTTCGTCTTCCCCTGGGAAGCGGTTGCCAGCCGCGCGTCGATCCTGTCGGACTGGGGCGAAGTGCCCGAACGGACCAGCTGA
- a CDS encoding aromatic ring-hydroxylating oxygenase subunit alpha — MGETGCGSDPDAGYSLPAWTYSDPEFFAVETRRIFRPSWQIVAHDSDLPAPGDFHVLDYLGESIIVIRGDDGEARAFTNVCRHRGARLVDGPSGRTRKLVCPYHAWTYGLDGCLTGLPMAGSYGSLDRSRHGLAAIEIENFHGFLFVRLEDDGGPSVAQMMAPYVDEIAPYRFSELRALGRVTLRPRAVNWKNIGDNYSDGLHIAVAHPGLKRLMGDGYGVEASPYADKMWGPILDRPSANLSERAYQHFLPAVPHLSPDRQRLWTYFKLWPNFAFDIYPDQVDFMQWLPVSPTQTLIREISYALPDDRREMKAARYLNWRINRQVNAEDTELVARVQAGMASDSFTVGPLSDQEVALRHFCARMRTIIPQARQHRAPKMGWSFDYHDSRHSRAGGDPSPDLTYGEMAGDGSPPARG; from the coding sequence ATGGGCGAGACGGGATGCGGATCGGATCCGGACGCGGGCTATAGCCTGCCGGCATGGACCTATAGCGATCCCGAATTTTTCGCCGTCGAGACCCGCCGCATCTTCCGTCCGAGCTGGCAGATCGTCGCCCATGACAGCGACCTGCCGGCGCCGGGCGATTTCCATGTGCTGGACTATCTTGGCGAGAGCATCATCGTCATCCGCGGGGATGACGGCGAAGCCCGCGCCTTTACCAACGTGTGCCGCCACCGCGGCGCGCGCCTAGTGGACGGGCCCTCGGGTCGCACCAGAAAGCTGGTCTGTCCCTACCATGCCTGGACCTATGGTCTGGACGGATGCCTGACGGGCCTGCCAATGGCGGGCAGCTATGGTAGCCTCGACCGGTCCAGGCATGGACTTGCCGCGATCGAGATCGAAAATTTCCACGGCTTCCTTTTCGTCCGGCTGGAGGATGATGGCGGGCCGTCGGTGGCGCAGATGATGGCGCCCTATGTCGACGAGATCGCGCCCTATCGCTTTTCCGAACTGCGCGCGCTTGGCCGCGTCACGCTGCGCCCGCGTGCGGTGAACTGGAAGAATATCGGCGACAATTATTCCGATGGCCTGCATATCGCGGTCGCCCATCCCGGCCTCAAGCGACTGATGGGCGATGGCTATGGCGTCGAAGCCAGCCCCTATGCCGACAAGATGTGGGGGCCGATCCTCGACCGTCCGTCCGCCAACCTGTCCGAGCGCGCCTATCAGCATTTCCTGCCGGCCGTCCCGCATCTGTCGCCCGATCGGCAAAGGCTTTGGACCTATTTCAAGCTCTGGCCCAATTTCGCCTTCGACATCTATCCCGACCAGGTGGATTTCATGCAGTGGCTGCCGGTGTCGCCGACCCAGACGCTGATCCGCGAGATCAGCTACGCCCTGCCCGATGACCGCCGCGAGATGAAGGCGGCCCGCTATCTCAACTGGCGCATCAATCGTCAGGTCAATGCCGAGGATACCGAGCTTGTCGCCCGCGTGCAGGCGGGCATGGCGTCGGACAGTTTCACCGTCGGCCCCTTAAGCGACCAGGAAGTCGCGCTGCGCCATTTCTGCGCACGGATGCGCACCATCATTCCGCAGGCGCGCCAGCATCGCGCGCCGAAAATGGGATGGTCTTTCGACTATCATGATTCTCGTCATTCCCGCGCAGGCGGGGATCCATCCCCCGACCTCACCTATGGGGAGATGGCTGGAGATGGATCCCCGCCTGCGCGAGGATGA
- a CDS encoding phytoene desaturase family protein codes for MTKAYDAVIIGAGHNGLVCAFYLARAGYTVRMVERRDVVGGAAVTEEFHPGFRNSTASYTVSLLNPKVIRDMKLADHGYRVIERPISNFLPQPDGGYLKLGGGLERTQAEFARFSARDAATLPAYYDALEVVADVLRDLVLKSPPNVGDGLTMVVEALKQGRRVAGLDIEQQRDVLDLFTKSARTFLDSWFESEAVKAAFGFDAVVGNFASPDTPGSAYVLLHHVFGEVNGKKGAWGHSVGGMGTITQAMAKVVQAMGVEISLEAPVEHILVDGDRAVGVKLASGEEVIGASIIANVGPKLLYERMMQPADLPADFLKRIKAFKAGSGTFRMNVALSALPDFTCLPGIGEHHQSGIIIAPTLDYMDRAYLDAKRDGWSKAPIVEMLIPSTIDDSLAPEGCHVASLFCQQFAPELPDGRSWDDEREAAADHIIATVEAHAPGFAKSVIARQIHSPLDLERKFGLVGGDIMHGNLTLDQMWAARPVLGHGAYRGPVKGLYMCGAGTHPGGGVTGAPGHNAAREVLKDRALWGKWRGRA; via the coding sequence GTGACCAAAGCCTATGACGCCGTCATCATCGGCGCGGGCCATAATGGCCTCGTCTGCGCCTTCTACCTGGCCCGTGCCGGCTACACGGTGCGCATGGTGGAGCGCCGCGATGTCGTCGGCGGCGCGGCGGTGACCGAGGAATTTCACCCCGGCTTCCGCAACTCGACCGCCAGCTATACGGTCAGCCTGCTCAATCCCAAGGTCATCCGCGACATGAAGCTGGCCGACCATGGCTATCGCGTGATCGAGCGGCCGATCAGCAATTTCCTGCCCCAGCCCGATGGCGGCTATCTGAAGCTGGGCGGCGGGCTGGAGCGGACCCAGGCCGAGTTTGCCCGGTTCAGCGCGCGCGACGCCGCCACGCTGCCGGCCTATTATGACGCGCTGGAAGTGGTCGCCGATGTGTTGCGCGACCTGGTGCTCAAAAGCCCGCCCAATGTCGGCGATGGCCTGACCATGGTGGTCGAGGCGCTGAAACAGGGCCGCCGCGTCGCCGGGCTCGATATCGAGCAACAGCGCGACGTGCTCGACCTGTTCACCAAGTCGGCCCGAACCTTCCTCGACAGCTGGTTCGAGAGCGAGGCGGTCAAGGCCGCCTTCGGCTTCGACGCGGTGGTCGGCAATTTCGCCTCCCCCGACACGCCGGGCAGCGCCTATGTGCTGCTGCACCATGTGTTCGGCGAGGTGAACGGCAAGAAGGGCGCCTGGGGCCACAGCGTCGGCGGCATGGGCACCATCACCCAGGCCATGGCGAAGGTCGTGCAGGCGATGGGCGTCGAGATCAGCCTGGAGGCGCCGGTCGAGCATATATTGGTCGATGGCGACCGCGCCGTCGGCGTGAAGCTGGCCAGCGGCGAGGAAGTGATAGGCGCCAGCATCATCGCCAATGTCGGCCCCAAGCTGCTCTATGAGCGCATGATGCAGCCGGCCGACCTGCCCGCGGACTTCCTGAAACGGATCAAGGCGTTCAAGGCGGGATCGGGCACCTTCCGCATGAATGTCGCGCTTTCCGCCCTGCCCGACTTCACCTGTCTGCCCGGCATTGGCGAGCATCACCAGTCGGGCATCATCATCGCGCCGACGCTCGACTATATGGACCGCGCCTATCTGGATGCGAAGCGCGACGGCTGGTCGAAGGCGCCGATCGTCGAGATGCTGATCCCGTCCACCATCGACGACAGCCTGGCGCCCGAGGGGTGCCATGTCGCCAGCCTCTTCTGTCAGCAATTCGCGCCCGAACTGCCCGACGGGCGCAGTTGGGACGATGAGCGCGAGGCGGCGGCCGACCATATCATCGCCACGGTCGAGGCCCATGCGCCGGGCTTTGCAAAGAGCGTGATCGCCCGCCAGATCCATTCGCCGCTCGACCTGGAACGCAAGTTCGGTCTGGTCGGCGGCGACATCATGCATGGCAATCTGACGCTGGACCAGATGTGGGCGGCGCGGCCTGTGTTGGGCCATGGCGCCTATCGCGGGCCGGTGAAGGGCCTCTATATGTGCGGCGCGGGCACCCATCCGGGCGGCGGCGTCACCGGCGCGCCGGGCCATAATGCCGCGCGTGAGGTGCTGAAGGATCGCGCCCTGTGGGGGAAATGGCGCGGCCGGGCCTGA
- a CDS encoding aspartate carbamoyltransferase catalytic subunit, which translates to MPDIFIPDATPELTGRALFPHRHLLSIADLKPWEIRFLLDEAEHWARTNKGQARKHDDRLAGMTQINAFFENSTRTLLSFEIAGKRLGADVVNMAAATSSVKKGETLIDTAMTLNAMAADVIVIRHASSGAVALIADKVDCPVLNAGDGWHQHPTQALLDALTIRRRKGGFEGLVVAICGDVLHSRVARSNMLCLAALGAQVRAVAPPTLLPPEVEMLGATPYSRMEDGLDGADVVMMLRLQNERMDGAFIPSAREYHALYGLTPERLAIAKPDALVMHPGPMNRGVEITSTVADDPDRSAITEQVAMGVAVRMACLDVLTRTARGVEGWA; encoded by the coding sequence ATGCCCGACATCTTCATTCCTGATGCAACGCCCGAGCTGACTGGCCGGGCGCTGTTCCCGCACCGGCACCTGCTGTCGATCGCCGACCTCAAGCCCTGGGAAATCCGTTTCCTGCTGGACGAGGCCGAACATTGGGCCCGCACCAACAAGGGCCAGGCGCGCAAGCATGACGACCGGCTGGCGGGCATGACCCAGATCAACGCCTTTTTCGAGAACAGCACCCGCACCTTGCTGTCGTTCGAGATCGCCGGCAAGCGGCTGGGCGCCGACGTCGTCAACATGGCCGCCGCCACGTCCAGCGTGAAGAAGGGCGAGACCCTGATCGACACCGCCATGACGCTCAACGCCATGGCCGCCGACGTGATCGTCATCCGCCATGCCAGTTCCGGCGCGGTCGCGCTGATCGCCGACAAGGTCGACTGCCCGGTGCTGAACGCGGGCGATGGCTGGCACCAGCATCCGACGCAGGCGCTGCTCGATGCGCTCACCATCCGCCGCCGCAAGGGCGGGTTCGAGGGGCTGGTGGTCGCCATCTGCGGCGATGTGCTGCACAGCCGCGTTGCCCGATCCAACATGCTCTGCCTCGCGGCGCTGGGCGCACAGGTGCGTGCGGTCGCCCCGCCCACCCTGTTGCCGCCCGAGGTCGAAATGCTGGGCGCCACCCCCTATAGCCGTATGGAAGACGGGCTGGATGGCGCCGATGTCGTCATGATGCTGCGCCTGCAGAATGAGCGGATGGACGGCGCCTTCATCCCGTCGGCGCGCGAATATCATGCGCTCTATGGCCTGACGCCCGAACGGCTGGCGATCGCCAAGCCCGATGCCCTTGTCATGCACCCCGGCCCGATGAACCGGGGCGTCGAGATCACCAGCACGGTGGCGGACGATCCCGATCGGTCGGCGATCACCGAACAGGTGGCGATGGGCGTGGCGGTGCGCATGGCGTGCCTGGATGTTTTGACGCGCACGGCGCGCGGTGTGGAAGGCTGGGCATGA
- a CDS encoding dihydroorotase, translating to MSRIAIVNGKLADPAGDSLVPGTVLIEGDRILATGAVDIPADAQQVDAGGLVVAPGLIDLGVFATDKPAFHFGGITRAALMPDQRAPLDEVGLIREATRAGKPDFWVHPIAAATRGLKGTEMAEMGLMQIAGAKAVGTGRQWIADSGVMLRILSYASGLGLTVIAHAEDGGLSAKAVATSGETATRLGLAHAPACAEAMAIARDIMLARETGAAIHFRLVTTKAGFDLIRAAKAEGLKVSCGISPAYLFLNDQAMTDFRTFARLSPPLRSDADRHASIAAVADGTVDVITSGHDPRGPEDKRLPFADASPGMAGAETLLALSLNLVREGHVSLNRLMTLLSANPAKILGVNAGSFAPGSAADLILVDPDAPWIVDSAKMAASAGNTPFDKVPVQGRARRIMKGGQFF from the coding sequence ATGAGCAGGATCGCAATCGTCAACGGCAAGCTGGCCGATCCGGCGGGCGACTCCCTTGTCCCCGGCACCGTCCTGATCGAGGGTGACCGCATCCTGGCCACCGGCGCGGTCGACATTCCCGCCGACGCGCAGCAGGTCGATGCCGGCGGGCTGGTGGTCGCGCCGGGCCTCATCGACCTAGGCGTCTTCGCCACCGACAAGCCGGCCTTCCACTTTGGCGGCATCACCCGCGCCGCCCTGATGCCCGACCAGCGCGCGCCGCTGGACGAGGTCGGCCTGATCCGGGAAGCGACCCGCGCGGGCAAGCCCGACTTCTGGGTCCACCCGATCGCCGCCGCGACCCGCGGCCTCAAGGGCACGGAAATGGCCGAAATGGGCCTGATGCAGATCGCCGGCGCCAAGGCAGTCGGCACCGGCCGCCAGTGGATCGCCGATTCGGGCGTGATGCTGCGCATCCTCTCCTACGCCTCGGGGCTGGGGCTCACCGTCATCGCCCATGCCGAGGATGGCGGCCTGTCCGCCAAGGCGGTGGCGACCAGTGGCGAGACCGCGACGCGTCTGGGCCTTGCCCACGCCCCGGCCTGCGCCGAGGCGATGGCGATCGCGCGCGACATCATGCTGGCGCGCGAAACCGGCGCCGCCATCCATTTCCGCCTGGTCACGACCAAGGCCGGTTTCGACCTGATCCGCGCAGCCAAAGCCGAAGGCCTGAAAGTCAGCTGCGGCATCAGCCCGGCCTATCTGTTCCTGAACGATCAGGCGATGACCGACTTCCGCACCTTTGCGCGCCTGTCGCCGCCGCTGCGATCCGATGCCGACCGCCATGCCAGCATCGCCGCCGTCGCCGACGGCACGGTCGATGTCATCACATCAGGCCATGATCCGCGCGGGCCGGAGGACAAGCGCCTGCCCTTCGCCGACGCGTCGCCCGGCATGGCCGGCGCCGAAACACTGCTCGCCTTGTCGCTCAACCTTGTGCGCGAAGGCCATGTCAGCCTCAACCGGCTGATGACCCTGCTCAGCGCCAATCCGGCGAAGATCCTTGGCGTCAATGCCGGCAGCTTCGCGCCCGGCAGCGCCGCCGACCTGATCCTGGTCGATCCCGACGCGCCATGGATCGTCGATTCGGCGAAGATGGCAGCCTCGGCCGGCAACACGCCGTTCGACAAGGTGCCGGTGCAGGGCCGCGCCCGGCGCATCATGAAGGGCGGGCAGTTCTTCTAG
- a CDS encoding GGDEF domain-containing protein gives MAEKRWQQRLKGWDGPFTAPVPDSAREAVLDTQYRRFHQALPLLCLLIMANAVAMALAVMGDLPLWQQVTPPALILLACALSLQRWRGVPIATDAGVQARSLMRVAHVATGAGLVAGLWAVNAFTETEIYYCMVAPVFIGIGALVAATTLLSVPRAAIGAMGAAVLPILVKMALYDNLGVRAMAVMMAIVTVMQANLVLGKFRETVAMLVSQRELARLAGTDALTGLDNRLSFMRAIEERVERGAAFSVLLADLDGFKQCNDQHGHQAGDALLTSLGSRLRALMPDAVSIARLGGDEFALLHDAETDVDALHRRMPGIRQAIAAPVGWQGRSLSVGSSFGIATFPQDGAEAAAVLHVADTRLYADKRQRKGWRFVGPQRQFA, from the coding sequence GTGGCGGAAAAGCGCTGGCAACAGCGGCTGAAGGGCTGGGACGGCCCGTTCACGGCACCGGTGCCGGACAGCGCGCGCGAGGCTGTGCTGGATACGCAATATCGCCGCTTCCATCAGGCGCTGCCGCTTTTGTGCCTGCTGATCATGGCCAATGCCGTCGCCATGGCGCTCGCGGTGATGGGCGATCTGCCCTTGTGGCAACAGGTGACGCCGCCCGCGCTGATCTTACTGGCCTGCGCGCTATCCCTGCAGCGCTGGCGCGGCGTGCCGATCGCGACCGACGCCGGGGTGCAGGCGCGCAGCCTGATGCGGGTCGCCCATGTCGCGACCGGGGCTGGACTGGTGGCGGGGCTGTGGGCGGTCAACGCCTTCACCGAAACCGAAATCTATTATTGCATGGTGGCGCCGGTGTTCATTGGCATCGGCGCGCTGGTTGCGGCGACGACCCTGCTCAGCGTGCCGCGCGCCGCGATCGGCGCGATGGGCGCGGCGGTGTTGCCGATCCTGGTGAAGATGGCGCTCTATGACAATCTGGGCGTGCGGGCGATGGCGGTGATGATGGCGATCGTCACGGTGATGCAGGCCAATCTGGTGCTGGGGAAGTTTCGCGAGACGGTGGCGATGCTGGTGTCGCAGCGCGAACTGGCGCGGCTGGCTGGCACCGATGCGCTGACCGGACTCGACAACCGGCTGAGTTTCATGCGCGCGATCGAAGAACGGGTGGAGCGGGGCGCGGCCTTCAGCGTGCTGCTCGCCGATCTCGACGGCTTCAAACAGTGCAATGACCAGCATGGCCATCAGGCAGGGGATGCCCTGCTGACATCATTGGGTAGTCGGTTGCGGGCCTTGATGCCGGATGCGGTGAGCATCGCGCGACTGGGCGGCGACGAATTTGCGCTGCTCCATGACGCGGAAACCGATGTCGACGCCCTGCATCGGCGCATGCCCGGCATCCGGCAGGCGATCGCCGCGCCGGTAGGATGGCAGGGGCGCAGCCTGTCGGTCGGCAGCAGCTTTGGCATCGCGACCTTCCCGCAGGACGGGGCGGAGGCCGCCGCCGTCCTGCATGTCGCCGACACGCGGCTCTATGCGGACAAGCGGCAGCGCAAGGGATGGCGATTTGTGGGGCCGCAACGCCAGTTCGCTTAG